DNA from Flavobacteriales bacterium:
GAGTGAGTGGAAGGATCGCGCGCCATGCACGGATGGCGGGCCTTCGCAGGGCCTACCTGTGCATTTGCCGCCTGTCCCCCTCCGGGGCCAGGGCCATTGTGAACAGGATCGTGAAAAACGTAGATCACGTGCTGCATCACACACCGGATGGGCCGATCCTATTTTTCGGGATGCACATGGCCCCATGCGAAAACCGAAGCGAACGCGCGAAGCTGTCCGCCGGCCGCGCCCGGCACCTGTGATCACCGACCGCGAGCTGCAGGTGTGCCGCCTGCTCTGCGCCCCCGACGAGCCCGCCGTGAAGGCCCTGCCCAGCGTGCTGGACCTCTCGGTGAAGACCGTGCAGACCCACCAGTACAAGCTGTACCGCAAGCTGGGGGTGCATACCCGCACGGGCATGCTGCTCAAGGCCATCGGCCTGGGCCTCATCCAGTGCCCGTGCCGCGGCAGGGCCGGTGGACAAGGGGCCGATGGGCCTTAGGCCGCTGGCTGGCTTCTGGTCATTGGCTTAGCGGCTTCCAGGCTTGTTGGCCGCCAGGCCACTGGCTGCGCCACCCGATCACCTTGCAACAGGGACCCTCAGCCCTGCAGGTTGGCCCTTGCCCCAAGGCCTCAGGCTTTCAGGCCACTGGTTGAGCGGCCGCTGGGCCTTGAGCTTTCAGGCCAATGGCTAACAGGCCGCCCGGCCACTTGGCTGCGCCACCTTCTGCCGTTAAGCCTTGGGTCTTGATCCTTGAAGCTTGCTCCATGGGCCTTGTACTGGCCGCCAGCGGCGGGGGGCTTGGGGGCTGATGGGCTCACAGGCCTATAGGCTGTCAGGCCATTGGCTTATTGGCCCATGGGCTTTTCACCCGCGGCGGCGGATAGGTGCTCAGGGCCTGCAGGTCCACGCCGTAGAACAGCGTCAACCGCATCGCCTCATCCATCAGCAGCACCGCACGGCCGTTCTCAAGGCGGCTCAGCCGGCTCACCGTCAGGCCGCATTCCGCGGCCACCACCGCCTGCGGGTACCCCCGCGCCTTGCGCAGGGCTGCCAGCCGTGTACCAATCTGCTTGTGGAGGCTTATATCCGGCATCGGGAATGATCGGTCCGTTGGCCGAAAATAGGCATGGCTCCCCGCTTACGCACCCAGGCGATAGTGGTTGCCCTGGGCTTGTCGAAAGGTGTAGAAGGGGCCGCTGGGCTTACAGGCAGCCGGAGGCGGAGCGGCATTGCGGTATGGAGGCCACTGGCTTCCTGGTCAACAGGTCTCTTGGCTGCGCCACCTATTAGCTTCTGACCAAGGACCACGCACTCATGATCCGTGCATTACCAAGTTACCGCGCCATGTTCTGACCAAGTGCGCGTGCTATTTTGAGCCCCCATGTCGAAAGAGGCGCGTTCCCGCATCAAGATCAACAAGCTGCTCGAGCAGGCTGGTTGGCGCTTCCTCGCCGATGAGAACGGTCCGGCGAACATCACGCTGGAGACCGGCGTGAGCATCACGCCCGAGTACATGGCCGAGCAGTTCGGCGACGACTTCGAGAAGACGAAGAAGGGGTTCATCGACTACCTGCTGGTGGATAGCGACGGCTATCCCGTGGCCCTCCTGGAAGCGAAGCGCGAAAGCATCCACCCGCTCAACGCCAAGGAACAGGCCCGGGAGTACGCAAATGCAGCCAAGGTCAAGTACGTCATTCTCAGCAACGGCAATCTGCACTACCTGTGGGAGTTGGAGCGCGGCAACCCGCAGGTGATCAGCCGCTTTCCCACACCGGAGTCCCTGGGTGCCCTCAAGCAGTTCGCGCCGGACCGCGCACAGCTGGTGCACGAGCCGGTGGACGTGGACTATATCGCCCTGAGCCAGCTGCCCGGCTATGCACGCCGCCCCGAGTGGTCCGACCCGGCGCTGAAGGGCGCTTTCATTGAGCAGAACAAGCTCCGCTTCCTACGGCCCTATCAACTGGAAGCGATCAAGGCCATTCAAAAGGCGGTGGGCGAAGGCAAGGACCGCTTCCTGTTCGAGATGGCCACCGGCACGGGCAAGACCCTCACCAGCGGTGCGCTCATCAAGCTCTTCCTGCGCACCGGCAACGCCCGGCGCGTGCTCTTCCTGGTGGACCGGCTGGAGCTGGAGGACCAGGCCAAGCGCGCCTTCCTGCTGTACCTGAAGAACGACTACTCCGTGTGCGTATACAAGGAGGACCCTGGGAATTGGCGAACGGCGGAGGTGGTGGTGAGCACGGTGCAGACGCTCCTTGCCGGGAACAAGTACCGGGACCAGTTCGAGCCCACGGACTTCGACCTGCTCATCAGCGACGAGGCCCACCGCAGCATCGGCGGCAACAGCCGGGCGGTCTTCGAGTATTTCCACGGGTACAAGCTCGGCCTCACCGCCACGCCGCGCGACTACTTGAAGGGTGTTGATGAAACGGACATCCAAGAGGACCCCCGGGCTTACGAGATGCGTCTGCTGAAGGACACCTACACCACCTTCGGCTGCGACGATGGCAGGCCTACCTTCCGTTACTCTTTGCTCAATGGCGTTACCGATGGCTACCTGATCAACCCGGTCACCATCGATGCCCGCACGGAGATCACCACCAAGCTCCTGAGCGAGGAGGGGTATGCTGTGGTGAAGCGGGATAGTGAAGGCGGGGAGCATGAGGAGACCTTTGTGCACCGCGACTTCGAGAAGAAGTTCTTCAGCCCGGAGACGAACGCCGAGTTCTGCAAGGCTTTCCTTGACCATGCCCTGACGGACCCCATCAATGGCGAACTGGGCAAGAGCATCGTGTTCTGCGTGAGCCAAAGCCACGCCCGCAAGGTCACCGAGATCCTCAACAAGATGGCCCACGCACGCTGGCCGGGCCGCTACCAGAGCGACTTCGCCGTGCAGGTGACCAGCCTGGTGCAGGCCGCGCAGCAGATGACGGTGAACTTCGCCAACAACGTGCTGCTCGGCAACAGTCCCGTGTTGACGGGCTACCGCACCAGCAAGGCCCGGGTGTGCGTCACCGTGGGCATGATGACCACCGGCTACGACTGCGAGGACCTGCTGAACGTGGTGCTTATGCGGCCCATCTTCAGCCCCAGCGATTTCGTGCAGATGAAGGGGCGCGGCACCCGCAAATGGACCTTCAGCCACAGCGAACGCGATGAACGGGGCAACACGGAGACCGTAAGCCGCCCCAAGGAGGCCTTCAAGCTCTTCGACTTCTTCGCCAACTGCGAGTACTTCGAGGAGAAGTTCAACTACGACGCCAAGCTCAGCGTGGTGGTTCCCAAAGATGAACCGGGCGCAGGCCGTGACTTCATCGGTGGCACGGGCAAGTATCACAAGCACCTCGCAGCCGACCCCATCACGTCCTTTGAATCGAAGGCCGTGGGCGCGCAAGGCATGAAGATCGATCGCGAGATGTTCCGCGACCGTTTCGAGCAGCGCATCCACGCCGATGAGCAGGTGCGGCGCAACGTGCAGGCCGGCAACTGGGACCAAGTGCTGCACTACATCCAGACCGAGGTGCTGGACAAGCCCGAGGAGTTCTTCACGCTGGAGAAGCTGCGCAGGGCCTACACCGTGGACCGCAAGCTGAGCCTGCGCGAGGTGGTGGAGAAGATCTTCGGCATCATCGCGCGCTTCAAGTTGAAGGATGAGCTACTGGAGGAGGAGTTCCAGAAGTTCGTAAGCATCCATCCTCCTGCCGAAGAGGAGAATATCACCGCCCTCCGCCACTTCTTCAAGGCCTACGTGGTGGACCAGGACGTGCGCGAGATCGTGAAGCAGAAGACCTTCCAGCGGCTGGCCAATCACCCGGCCTTGACCATGGAGGAGTTCAAGGCCATTACACCGAACAGCCGCGCCTTGGTGCCGGACTACATTGATACCTACGTGCCGCTTGACCAGTTCGCGGCCTGACGACCTTCCTGTAAATGCTCGACAGCATCACCAAACGCCGCATTGACGACTGCCGCGACATCCTCGTAGGCAAGGTGCCCGACCCCAAGAGCCAGATCGACCAGATCACCGTGGCGCTGATCTACAAGTTCATGCACGACATGGACCAGGAGGCCGTGGAGCTGGGCGGCAGCCCCACCTTCTTCGCCGCGCACACCGTGGTGGTGAACGGCAAGAAGGAGGTGAAGGACTACACCCCATACGCCTGGCCCAACCTGATGGCCACGAACCTGGGCGGCGAGGACCGCGTGAAGCTCTACGCCGAAGCCTTGGAACGCATGCCCGAGAACCCCGGGCTGCCCCAGCTGTTCCGCGACATCTTCAAGAACACCTACCTGCCCTACCGCGACCCGGCCACCTTGCGGGAGTTCCTGAAGCGCATCAGTGAGTTCACCTACGACCACAGCGAGAAGCTGGGCGATGCCTTCGAGTACCTGCTCAGCATCATGGGCAGCCAGGGCGATGCCGGGCAGTTCCGCACGCCGCGGCACCTGATCGACTTCATGACGGCGGTGATCGACCCGCAGAAGCACGAAACGATCATGGACCCCGCCTGCGGCACGGCGGGTTTCCTCATCAGCGCCTACAAGCACATCCTGCGGCACAACAGCAGCAACCTCGCGGCCGATGACCCGCTGGCCTTCCAGCTGCACGGCGTGAAGCAGGAGGACCTCACCGTGAGCGCCAAGAAGTACGCCGGCGACAAGCTGAGCCCCGACGACCGCAAGCGGCTGGTGCGGAACATCGTGGGGTACGACATCGACCCCGGCATGGTGAAGCTCGCGCTGGTGAACCTCTACCTGCACGGCTTCCCCGAGCCGCACATCTTCGAGTACGATACCCTCACCAGCACGGACCGCTGGGAGGAACGCTTTGATGTGGTGCTGGCCAACCCGCCCTTCATGAGCCCGAAGGGCGGCATCAAACCCCACGGCAAGTTCGGCATCCCCAGCACCCGCAGCGAGGTGCTCTTTGTGGACTACATCGCTGAGCACCTCAACCCCAACGGCCGCGCCCTGATCGTGGTGCCCGAGGGCATCATCTTCCAAAGTGGGAATGCCTACAAGGCGCTACGCAAGAAGCTGGTGGATGAGCACTACCTGGTGGGCGTGTTGAGCGTGCCCGGCGGTGTGTTCAACCCCTACAGCGGGGTGAAGACCAGCTTGCTCTGGTTCGACCGCGCGCTGGCGCGCAAGACGGACAAGCTCCTCTTTGTGAAGGTGGAGAACGACGGCTTCGACCTGGGCGCGCAGCGCAGGCCCATCGCGCAGAACGACCTACCGGAGGCCTTTGCGCTGATGACGGACTACAAGCGGGCGTTGGTGGAGGGGATGGAGTGGGAGGCGCCGAAGGGATGGGAGGCGAAGGCACTGCAGGTTGAGCGTGAACGAATCGGTGCGAATGCGGAATACAGCTTGAGCGGTGATCGATTCTTGCACGCTCCATCAATGGGGGCACATGATGTTCGCATGGTGCCGCTTGGTGAACTTGCCGATCTTGAATACGGCTACACGGAATCTGCAAGTGATGCCGGCGATGTACGCTTCTTGCGTATCACCGACATCGATGAGCATGGGCGTCTTCGCGAAGACGGGGCGAAGTACATCACCTTGACGGATGCGTCGCGGGACTACTTGGTGAAGAAGGACGACCTTCTTGTTGCGCGAACAGGTGCGACCTATGGAAAGACATTGCTCATTGAGAAGGATGCTGATGCGGTGTTTGCGTCATACTTGATCCGCATCCGATTGAAAGCGAAGGATGTTCTTCCGAAGTACTACTGGCTCTTTACACAAACGGACGAGTACAAGAGACAGGCTGCGCGACTTGCCACTGGCGGTGGACAGCCACAATTCAATGGCGGTGCCTTGAAACAGCTCCAGATCCCCCTCCCCCCGCTCGCCGAGCAGGAAGCCTTGGTGGCGGAGGTGGAGGCCTACCAGAAGGTGATCGACGGGGCGCGGCAGGTGGTCGCCCACTACAAGCCGCGCATCACCATCGATCCGAGCTGGGAGATGGTGGAGTTGGGGGAGGTCGTGCAGGAAGCGCAGTATGGCCTGTCTGAAAAGATGAACACCGATGGGAAAGGCTGGAAGTGTTTCCGCATGAGTGAGATCCAAGGTGGTCTGGCAGTCGATACTGGGGAAATGAAATGTGCGGATATCAGTGAACAGGACCTCCTGAAGTACAGGCTTTACCCTGGCGACATCCTGTTCAACAGGACGAACAGCTATGAGCACGTCGGCAAGACAGGCATCTTTGAGTTGCAAGGTGATTATGTATTCGCGTCCTATCTCGTTCGACTTAAGATGAAGGATGGCGTAAACCCTTGGTTCATCAACTACGTGGTCAACACCGATTCGTTCCAAGCGGATCTGAAGCGATTCGTGAGTAGAGCGATCGGCCAAGCGAACATCAACGTGAGGTCACTTCAGACTTGCTTGGTACCCCTTCCCCCCCTCGGCGAGCAGGAGCGCATCGTAGCGGCCTTGGAGGAGGAGCGGCGCATGGTAGAGGGCTGCCACGCGCTGATCAAGCGGATGGAGGCGAAGGTGCGGGAGCGGGTGGCGCGGGTGTGGTCGTCTTCGCCAACGGCCTCGGCAGCCGATGGGGATGGCGGATCGGATGATCAAAGGGTCCAGGGTTCAGAACATACAAAGCCGGGGCAGGGGCACAGTGGTACTGCGGTGCCTCCGATGAACTACAACGCGCCGGACATGCAGCTGAACGCTGCGGCCGAGCCACCGTCGGCGAACGGTACAGCACATCCCACAGAGCGCAGGAAGCCGGGCCGCCCGCCCAAGGGGGATGCCACCACCGCGCAGGCCCAGGAAGCCATTGCCACCTACCTCAGTACGCACCCGGGTTGGCATGGCAAAAGCGGGGTGCTGGAAGCCACCGGCGTGGATGCCGCCAACTGGAACGCGGCGATCAGTGCGCTGCTGGAGAGCGGGAAGGTGGAACGGCAGGGGGAGAAGAGGGGGGCACGGTATAGGGGGAGGTGAGGGAATGATGCGGTTCTCTCGTTAACCACAAGGTTGTCAACCATGCGCATTGCCTACTATGATGAAGCTGGGGATGACGGGGTGCCGGGCTCCAGTCCTGTCTTCGTGCTGGGCAGCATGTACATGCATTACCTGCACTGGCAGGGCAACTATGAACGGGTCCAGCGCTTTCGTGGGCATTTGAGGGAACGCTACAAGTTTCCCGTGAAGCTGGAGATCCACAGCAAGGAGTTGCTGCTCAACAAGAACCCGTACCGCCATTTCGGGATCTCGGACGACGATCGGGTGGCGATCATCGGTGAGTGCTGCGACCTGATCGCTTCGTTGGATGCACGGCTGATGAACGTGGCCATCGTAAAGGCCCATATCCGCAATGGGGATTACCCCGTGCTGGACAATGCGGTCACCTATTCGGTGCAGCGCATCGAGAATGACCTCCGCGTGAAGTTCAATCCGAACGAGCGCTTTCTGATCATCACGGACAATGGCCGCGTAGGCAAGATGCGGGCGACCACAAGGCGGATCCAACGGATCAACTTCATTCCTTCCAAGTTCGCTCAGGGATCATACCGGCAGGAGATCAGGACGCTGATCGAGGATCCCCTGCCCAAGGACTCCAAGGAGTCGCACTTCATCCAATTGGTGGATGTGGTGAGCAACATCGTGTAC
Protein-coding regions in this window:
- a CDS encoding N-6 DNA methylase gives rise to the protein MLDSITKRRIDDCRDILVGKVPDPKSQIDQITVALIYKFMHDMDQEAVELGGSPTFFAAHTVVVNGKKEVKDYTPYAWPNLMATNLGGEDRVKLYAEALERMPENPGLPQLFRDIFKNTYLPYRDPATLREFLKRISEFTYDHSEKLGDAFEYLLSIMGSQGDAGQFRTPRHLIDFMTAVIDPQKHETIMDPACGTAGFLISAYKHILRHNSSNLAADDPLAFQLHGVKQEDLTVSAKKYAGDKLSPDDRKRLVRNIVGYDIDPGMVKLALVNLYLHGFPEPHIFEYDTLTSTDRWEERFDVVLANPPFMSPKGGIKPHGKFGIPSTRSEVLFVDYIAEHLNPNGRALIVVPEGIIFQSGNAYKALRKKLVDEHYLVGVLSVPGGVFNPYSGVKTSLLWFDRALARKTDKLLFVKVENDGFDLGAQRRPIAQNDLPEAFALMTDYKRALVEGMEWEAPKGWEAKALQVERERIGANAEYSLSGDRFLHAPSMGAHDVRMVPLGELADLEYGYTESASDAGDVRFLRITDIDEHGRLREDGAKYITLTDASRDYLVKKDDLLVARTGATYGKTLLIEKDADAVFASYLIRIRLKAKDVLPKYYWLFTQTDEYKRQAARLATGGGQPQFNGGALKQLQIPLPPLAEQEALVAEVEAYQKVIDGARQVVAHYKPRITIDPSWEMVELGEVVQEAQYGLSEKMNTDGKGWKCFRMSEIQGGLAVDTGEMKCADISEQDLLKYRLYPGDILFNRTNSYEHVGKTGIFELQGDYVFASYLVRLKMKDGVNPWFINYVVNTDSFQADLKRFVSRAIGQANINVRSLQTCLVPLPPLGEQERIVAALEEERRMVEGCHALIKRMEAKVRERVARVWSSSPTASAADGDGGSDDQRVQGSEHTKPGQGHSGTAVPPMNYNAPDMQLNAAAEPPSANGTAHPTERRKPGRPPKGDATTAQAQEAIATYLSTHPGWHGKSGVLEATGVDAANWNAAISALLESGKVERQGEKRGARYRGR
- a CDS encoding helix-turn-helix transcriptional regulator, producing the protein MPDISLHKQIGTRLAALRKARGYPQAVVAAECGLTVSRLSRLENGRAVLLMDEAMRLTLFYGVDLQALSTYPPPRVKSPWANKPMA
- a CDS encoding DUF3800 domain-containing protein, encoding MRIAYYDEAGDDGVPGSSPVFVLGSMYMHYLHWQGNYERVQRFRGHLRERYKFPVKLEIHSKELLLNKNPYRHFGISDDDRVAIIGECCDLIASLDARLMNVAIVKAHIRNGDYPVLDNAVTYSVQRIENDLRVKFNPNERFLIITDNGRVGKMRATTRRIQRINFIPSKFAQGSYRQEIRTLIEDPLPKDSKESHFIQLVDVVSNIVYLYVLSSQGVGAFPNRMPKTVTAEKVREWMDRLAPVLNTKASTSDAYGVVMYPKP
- a CDS encoding DEAD/DEAH box helicase family protein, producing MSKEARSRIKINKLLEQAGWRFLADENGPANITLETGVSITPEYMAEQFGDDFEKTKKGFIDYLLVDSDGYPVALLEAKRESIHPLNAKEQAREYANAAKVKYVILSNGNLHYLWELERGNPQVISRFPTPESLGALKQFAPDRAQLVHEPVDVDYIALSQLPGYARRPEWSDPALKGAFIEQNKLRFLRPYQLEAIKAIQKAVGEGKDRFLFEMATGTGKTLTSGALIKLFLRTGNARRVLFLVDRLELEDQAKRAFLLYLKNDYSVCVYKEDPGNWRTAEVVVSTVQTLLAGNKYRDQFEPTDFDLLISDEAHRSIGGNSRAVFEYFHGYKLGLTATPRDYLKGVDETDIQEDPRAYEMRLLKDTYTTFGCDDGRPTFRYSLLNGVTDGYLINPVTIDARTEITTKLLSEEGYAVVKRDSEGGEHEETFVHRDFEKKFFSPETNAEFCKAFLDHALTDPINGELGKSIVFCVSQSHARKVTEILNKMAHARWPGRYQSDFAVQVTSLVQAAQQMTVNFANNVLLGNSPVLTGYRTSKARVCVTVGMMTTGYDCEDLLNVVLMRPIFSPSDFVQMKGRGTRKWTFSHSERDERGNTETVSRPKEAFKLFDFFANCEYFEEKFNYDAKLSVVVPKDEPGAGRDFIGGTGKYHKHLAADPITSFESKAVGAQGMKIDREMFRDRFEQRIHADEQVRRNVQAGNWDQVLHYIQTEVLDKPEEFFTLEKLRRAYTVDRKLSLREVVEKIFGIIARFKLKDELLEEEFQKFVSIHPPAEEENITALRHFFKAYVVDQDVREIVKQKTFQRLANHPALTMEEFKAITPNSRALVPDYIDTYVPLDQFAA